CTTTGTGTAGCAGTCATATCCGTGGACATCGGTGTTAAGGGCTTGTGTCCACGGATCTACGTGCCGCCATGCGTCCCCGCGCTGATCTGGAACGTGAATTCATGGTCACAGATGCGAATGTGGTCGCCGTCGTTCAGCGTGACCGCGGAGCGGATTCGCTCGTGCTGCACATGCACGCCGTTGGACGATCGGAGGTCGTTGATGACGTAGTTGGTGCCCGTGTCGACGATGACGGCGTGGTGGCGGCTGACGTTGGCGCTGTCTAGGACGATGTCGTTGTCATGCAGACGCCCGATCCGGGTCGCCGCGGCTTGCAGTGGGTAGCCGCGACCCGAGGCGATGTCGTGCAGGTAGGCCACCGCCTGCTGGCCCGACGCCATGGTGCGCTGATCGAGCACCGTGACGGTGCCGGCAGCGGTGGTTTTGGCGGACTTCTTGGCATCCAGCGGTTGCTGACGCAGAATCCGCTCGTTGAGAGCGCGCAACGTCGGACCGGGGTCGATGCCGAGGTCGTCGGCCAGTGTTGTCTTCACCCGGCGATAGGCGCCCAGCGCATCGGATTGCCGGTCGGAGAGGTAGTAGGCGGTGATCAGCTGTGTCCACAGCGGCTCCCGGTAGGGGTGTTCGAATGTCAGAGCCTCGAGCTCGGCGATCACTGCGCTGGCCCGCCCACACGCGATTTCGGCCTCCGCCTTGGCGGTATGGGCAAGAACCTTGTCTTCTACCAGCGCCGTGGCAAAGGGTTCGACGAACTGGAAGTCGCGCAGGTCATCGAGCACCGGCCCACGCCATTCTCTCAATGCGGCCGACAGGTGGCGGCTGGCTTGTTCGAACCGGCCGGCGGCGGCCGCGTGCACGCCCGCGGTTTTTTCGGCAACAAACCGCCCCAGATCGCAAGTGTTGTCGGGGATGCTGAGCCGATAACCCGGCGGCGCTGCGGCCAACACCACCCGTGGGTCGATCCCGGCGCCACCGAGGAGCTTACGCAGATTAGACACGTAGGAGTGGATACTCGCGCGTGCGCCCGAGGGTGGCCACTCCTCCCAGAGGGCGGTGATTAGGGCGTCGACTCCTACGGGCCTGTTGCGGTTGATGACCAACATGGCTAGCACAGCCCGTTGCTTGGGGGTGCCCGATGGCACCGGGGTGCCGTCGATAGTCATCTGCAATGGTCCAAGCAGGCCGAAGTCGAGCCGCTTCTCCACTGTCGCGCTACCAGCCATTGCGGGTCCTCCGTGGCTTGCGGTGCCAAGGTGCCAATAGGGTGTCGCTACCGGTCATTGTGATACCACGTTTCGCCGATGCGGTAAGAACCCAGGATCTCGGCACGCCGTGCGATGTACCGGGTCGGTGGCCCTTGACAGCGGCATCGGCTGTTTCCATGCGGGTGAAATGCTGGCCCTGTAAAGATGATCGTGAATGTCCCACGGGAATCCTGTTGGTGCTCATCCAAACATGCGATCGGCGGGCAGCCGACCCGGTGTTCTTGCAACGAGTGGCTGCCCGCTGTGGTGATCGACATTCGAGCGCGGTTCAGGTGGTGACGGCCATGAAGTCGTGGCTGGTGGCCCACGCCTCGACGAAGGTTTCCATCGGGATCTGCTCGTCGCGGCCCGTGGGGGTACCGCTGTCGTTGAGGTGAACAATGCCGTTTTCGGTATCGACACCGGTCACCACCACGGCGTGGTCAGACCGCGGGTTGCCGGCACTGTCGGTTTCCTCGACGGGCTGGCCCCAGATCATCTCGGCGTTGATGCTGACGATCACGGCGTGCCCGCTGCCCAGATACTGCTCGAGGGCGGCCATGCCGGTGGCGACTCCGGTGGCTGTGGCGTGGTCCTCGTCGGTGATAACGGCGTCGACGCCGTAATGCGCCAGCAGCGTCGGTATGTCGGCCACGCTGGTACCCATTCCCGAGTTCGGGTGCTCGGCGTCGGCCGGCTTTGTGTAGATGGACCCGGGGTGCACGACGCTGGGTGTCGACTGGGCCACTTTGATGATGGCGCGCTCGGAAGGCTCCCTGCCGGTCACTTGACCGATCACGTCCGCGGCCGACATCAGGACGCAGTCGTCGTATGTCTGCTGGCGCCAGTACTTGGCGGCGGCTGCCGGGTCGCCATACATGGTGCCCGCCGCTGCGTCGGCGGGGCTGGCCAATCCCAGTGCAACGGCACCGGCGGCCAGCGCGAAGGTGGCGGTCTTGAAGGCGGTGGCGATTTTGCTGGTCGTCATCGTCGGTCCTTTTCTCGTTCCGCTATGCGGAGTGGATGTTGAGAAAAGGTTCCGATGGTGACCTTTTTGTTATCTCTAGGAATTCTTGGAGTGATCTGCAGTGGTCAGCCGAGGTTCACCGGTCGCGGGCAGGCCGATCTGCGCGGGCGCAGTCGACAGCGTTGCTACCGGGATGCACGGCGGTACCGACGATCGGTCGGCTGCCTAAGCGGGCGTGCGGGATTAGTTGCAGGCCCAGGTGTCGATGTAGCCGCCGCCGAGCTTGGTCAGGGCGTCCTTCATGGCGGCGGCCAAGGTGGGTCCAACTCCTCCCTGGTATGCCCTATCGTTGGCGGCGACGGCGCCGCAGGCGGTGAAACTGGTGAGCACCTTGCAGTCGGAGTAGCCACACGACTTGACGGCGGTGGCTTCGGCAGCCGCCCGGGTTGGGTAGTCCCACGATCGGCCCCACGAGCCGTTGCCGGAGTAGGCAATTGCGCCATAGACATCGGCGGCATTTGCTGGTGCGGGAGCCAGGGTGACGGTCGTCGCGGCGGCAGTGGCGACGCCGGCGACGGCCACCGCGAACCGTCGCCGAAGAGTAATCATCGTCGTCATTGGTGAGTCCTTTCCGAATGCCGGCGGTGCGGCGGTTTCAACAAGCAATTAGGACGATGGCTAGACCGGTTTGGTGGCGGTGACCTGCTTACCCCAGTCGGACATCGTCAACGTCACCGACGTGTCTTTGGTGGGAGCGATCTGGATCTGGACCAAGTGCGAGGATCCATCCGAAGCGATCCAGACGGTGGTGGGCACCGTTTTGACGTCTTCGGAGGTCAGACGTGAGCCGGCCAGCGTCGCGATGTCGTCAGCAGACGAGTTCCCGGTGATCTTGGTGGTCGCGACACCGTCCGCCTGCTGGCTGCCGGCAACCGACGCGTCCTTGAGGTTAGCCAACAGGTTGGCCAGGCCCTTGTTGGGGTCGAGGAGCACCGACACGTTGTAGATCGAGGCGCCGTTGCCGAAATCGGTGTAGGTGCCGGGCTGGCCTAGGTCGGAGTACAGGTGACCGTCAACATAGACGAACTTCGCGTCTTCGCTCTTGTTGCCGACGAGCAATGTCGCGCTACCGGTGGCAACCGTCTGCGGTGTGTTGGAGATATCGCCTTCGAGCTTGGTCACCCGCAGGTTTGGCACGTCGCCTGTCACCGCAAGTCTGACGTGCATTCCGGTGACCTTGCGCATCGCATCGGTGGCCTGCTTGAGTAGCATGGCCGCATCGCCGTTGGATGCCGTGGCCGCGGTGTCAGACGCTTTGCCGGCGTCCCCTTCGGTTGAGCAGCCGCCGATCGCCAGGACGACGGCGAGTATGGCGGTGGCGGCGGCAACAACGGAACAAGGTGGATGCTTCATCGAAATCTCCTCATGTTGGCCCACAGCTTCGTACTGCATAGCAATCCCGTTGCGGCAGAGTCAACAGCCGACACCGAGTCCGAGTGAGCGCCGCACGGCACCGCGAGTCGAATCGGCCGAATTGAATGGCGTTTCAAACGCTTTCGTTGTCCGGCGGCAAAGCGAATGCGGGGATCCCGGTTGACGGGATCCCCGCATCGGGTGGGCAGCGGCTAGGTGAGCTGGCTGGCGTATTGCGGGCAGTAGGCCTTGGTTGCGTCGACGACGAAGTAGGCTGCCTGCTTAGTGGTCAGGTTGGTTTGGCTGAGGACCTCCTCGGCGATCTCGGTGCCGGTTTCGCCGCTGGCCAGCTTCTTGCAGACCAGCTGGGCTTGCTGGGTGGCCACCTGCGGTGAGGAGAAGGTGACGCCAATGGACTCCATCTGAGCAATGAAGGCTTCGTCTTTGGTGTTGGCGCCGGCGGTGCCGGCGGTGGCGACGGCAAGTCCGATGGCGGCGGCGCCGACTGCAGTGGTGAACGCTGCGATAATGCGAGGCGATAACGGCGATAACATGGTCAAGATCCTTCGCGGTCGGGATTTCCCTGGATGACCTCAGCTTGCGGGGGGCGCCTTGGCGGATTCTCAACAACTTCTTGGTAACCTCGTGGGCCCGCGTCGGGCTAGGCCCGCGTCATCTGGTAATAGACCCCGCGCCGGGCCAACAGCTCGGCGTGGTTGCCGCGTTCGACGATCTGGCCGGTCTGGACCACCAGGATGTGGTCGGCATCGCGAATCGTCGAAAGTCGGTGGGCGATAATGAAACTCGTACGATCCCGGCGAAGCTCGCGCATCGCTCGCTGGATGAGCAGCTCGGTGCGGGTATCGACCGAGCTGGTCGCCTCGTCCAGGATCAACAGCTGCGGGCGGGCAAGAAAGGCGCGGGCGATGGTAATGAGTTGCTTCTCGCCGACGCTGATGCTGCCGCCGTCGCCGCTGACCCGTGTCTGGTAGCCAGCAGGCAGTGTGTTCACAAACCGGTCGACATGGGCCGCCCTGGCGGCTTCTACTATCTCGTCTGTGGTGGCCTCCGGCCGTCCGTAGGCGATGTTCTCCGCGATGGTCCCGTCGTAGAGCCAGGTGTCTTGCAACACCATGCCGATTCGCGATCGCAGCGACTGCCGGCTTACCGAGGCGATATCCACCCCGTCGATCAGGATTCGTCCGGAACCGATCTCGTAGAACCGCATTAGCAGGTTCACCAGCGTGGTCTTGCCGGCTCCCGTCGGTCCGACGATCGCCACCGTGCTACCCGGTTCGGCCACCAGCGACAGGTCGCGGATCACCGGCGTGCCCGGGAGGTAAGCAAAGTTCACGTGCTCAAACTCGACCCGTCCGGTTAGGTTCGGCAGCTCCGGCTCAGGCTCCGGCGACTCCTCGGGCTCGTCGAGCACGTCGAACACCCGCTCCGCGCTGGCCACCCCGGACTGCAGGGCGTTGTACATCCCGGCCAGCTGGCTCAGCGGCATGTTGAACTGGCGGATGTACTGGATGAACGCCTGGATGCTGCCGAGCGTGATCTGCCCGGTGGCTACCTGCAGGCCACCGGCCACCGCGACCGCGACGTAGCCGAGGTTGCCGATGAACGCCGTCGCCGGCTGCACGAGACCAGAGAGGAACTGGGCGCCGAAACCGGCCTGGTAGACGTCGTCATTCAACTCGTGGAACCGTTCTCGTGCGGCCGCTTGGTGGCCGAACGTCTTGACTACCGTGAACCCGCTGTAGGTCTCTTCGAGATGGGCGTTGAGGCGCCCGGTGCTGGTCCAGTGAGCTACGAATAGGGGCTGTGACCGCCGGGTGATCGCGCGTGTCACCAGCAGCGACAGCGGCACCGTCAGCAGTGTGATCAGCGCCAGCAGGCCCGAGATCGACACCATCATGGCCAGCACCGCCACCATGGTCAGAATCGACGTCACCAGCTGGCTGATCGTCATTGACAGCGACGACTGGAGGTTGTCGATGTCATTGGTGACCCGGCTCAGCAGCTCACCGCGCTGTTGTCCGTCGAAGTAGGACAGCGGCAGCCGGTGCACCTTGTCTTCGACATCGGTCCGCAACCTGACCATCGTTTTCTGCACGGTGAGGTTGAGCAGCCGGGCTTGTGCCCAAATCATCAGCGCTGCAGCCAGATACAGCGCCAACGCCAGCGCCAGTGTTCGCTCCACCGCGGCGAAGTCCACACCTTGGCCCGGCACCACGTTCATCCCGGACAGCAGGTCGGCGAAGGTGTTGTCACCACGGGCCCGAGCCGAAGCGACGGCCTGTGCCTTGGTGATTCCCCCCGGTAGCCCTCGCCCGATCACGCCGTTGAACAGCAAATCGGTGGCATGGCCGAGGATCCGTGGAACGATGACGCCGATCGTCGTGCCGGCGATTCCCAGTGTGATCACCGCGATGCTCAGCCGGCGTTGTGGCGCCAGCCGTTTCACCAGTCGGGCTGCCGATCCCCAGAAGTCGCGGGACCGCATGTTCGGGGGCGGGCTTGCGGCACGGGGGCGTGCGCCCGGTGGCGCGGTCACCCTACACCCCCGACCGTGGCGCTCAGCGATTGTGAGGCGGCGAATTCGGCATAGGTGGGGCAATCGGCCAGCAGCGTTTCGTGGGTGCCCGTGCCGACGATCTTACCGTTATCGACAACGATGACCTGGTCGGCCTGAGCGGCATTCGAAATCCGTTGTGTAACAACAATGATGGTTGCATCACCAGATACCTGTCGCAGCGATGCGTGGACTTTGGCGTCGGTGTGCACGTCAAGTGCGGAGAACGCGTCGTCGAACACATAGATGGCCGGACGTCGGATGACCGCTCGGGCTATCGCCAGCCGTTGGCGCTGCCCGCCGGAGAAGTTGACACCACCTTGGGCGACACGCGTCTGCAGCCCGTCTGTTTGTACAAAGCCGTCGGCCGCGGCGACCCGCAGCGCCTCCCACATCTCCTGCTCGGTGACTACCTGGTCTGGGCCCCCGCCGTAGCGCAGGTTGTCCGCGACGGTTCCGGAGAAGAGGTAGCTGCGCTGGGGCACCAGCCCGATCGCTGACCAGAGCCGCTCGGTGTGGTACTCGCGGACGTCGATACCGTCAACCAAGACCGCGCCAGCGGTGACGTCGTAGAGCCGGCAGATCAACGACACCAGTGTCGACTTGCCCGAACCGGTACTGCCGACGATCGCGGTGGTGGTACCGGGCCGCGCAGTCAACGAAATGTCCTGCAGCACCGGGCAGTCGGCGCCAGGATAGGTAAAGGTTGCGCCAGCCAAGCGCACTACGCCCGTGACCCCGTCCGTCGGGAACTTGGGATTGTCGGGGTTACCGAGTGCGGCGGGCGTGGAAAGCACCTCGGTGATGCGTTCGGCGCAGACCGACGCTCGTGGCAGCACGGCCAGCGTCATGGTCGCCATCAACACCGCCATCAGGATCTGGGCGAAGTAGGACAGGAAGGCGATCAGGGAGCCGACCTGCATCTGGCCGCTGTCGATGCGTAGCCCACCGAACCAGATCAGTGCGACGCTGGATGCGTTGATGGTCAGCGTGGTCACCGGCAGCATCAGTGCTTGCCAGTTGCCGGCGCTCAGTGCGGCATTCGACAGCGCCGTATTGGCCTGCGCGAACTTGTCGCGTTCATAGCCTTCGCGGGTGAAGGCGCGGACCACTCGCACCCCGGACAGCTGATCGCGCATCACCCGGTTGATGCCGTCGATCAGGCTCTGCATGCGGCGGAAGAGCGGCAGCATGTGGGAGATGATCCAGTAGTTTGCTACGGCCAGAATCGGAACGCTGACCAGCAGCAGCCATGTCAGCGCGGCCTCCTGGTGGATGGCCATGATGATTCCGCCGACGCACATGATCGGTGCGGTGACCAGCACGGTGGCGGTCATCTGGACCAGGAACAGGATCTGCCGGACGTCGTTGGTGCTGCGGGTCAACAACGTCGGAGCGCCGAATCGGGCGGTCTCGCGTTCCGAGAAGGTGATGATGTGTTCGAACATTGCCGAGCGCAGGTCACGGCCGAAACCCGCCCCGGTCCGGGAGCCCAGATAGACCGCCCCGATCGCGCACAGCACCTGCAATCCGGTCACCCCAAGCATCACCGCACCCAGCCGTACGATGGTGGCGGTGTCGCCCTTGGCGACGCCGTCGTCGACGATTGCGGCGTTGACCGTCGGGAGGTATAGCGAAGCCAGGGTGCTGACCAGCTGCAGCATCATCAGCATCGCGACCAGCCGGCGGTACGGTCGGATGTGCTGGCGCAGCAGGGCCAGGAGCATTGGGTAACTGTCGCACACTGCGCATGCTGCCTACCCGCGCCAGGCATGAGTCTTAGGCCGAAATGCCTGGTTAACTGGCGTGTCGTGGTTGACCCGCGGGCCTGCGGCTACAGTGCATGCTGTGATCGGCAGTGGGAGAGGTAGCGGTGCGGCGTAAGGTGCGGAGGTTGACTCTGGCGGTGTCGGCGTTGGTGGCTTTGTTCCCGGCGGTCGCGGGGTGCTCCGATTCCGGCGACAACAAACCGGGAGCGACGATCCCGTCGACACCGGCAAACGCTGAGGGCCGGCACGGACCCTTCTTCCCGCAATGTGGCGGCGTCAGCGATCAGACGGTGACCGAGCTGACAAGGGTGACCGGGCTGGTCAACACCGCCAAGAATTCGGTGGGCTGCCAATGGCTGGCGGGCGGCGGTATCTTGGGCCCGCACTTCTCCTTCTCCTGGTACCGCGGCAGCCCGATCGGGCGGGAACGCAAGACCGAGGAGTTGTCGCGCGCGAGTGTCGAGGACATCAACATCGACGGCCACAGCGGTTTCATCGCCATCGGTAACGAGCCCAGTTTGGGTGACTCACTGTGTGAAGTCGGAATCCAGTTCTCCGACGACTTCATCGAATGGTCGGTGAGTTTCAGCCAGAAGCCGTTCCCGCTGCCGTGCGACATCGCCAAAGAACTGACCCGCCAATCGATTGCGAATTCGAAATGAGACGTGTCCTGGTCGGTGCGGCCGCCTTGATCACCGCACTGCTTGTCTTGACCGGCTGCACGAAGTCGATTTCGGGTACCGCCGTCAAGGCGGGTGGGGCCGGTGTCCCGCGCAACAATAACTCCCAGGAGCGCTACCCCAACCTGCTCAAGGAATGTGAGGTCCTGACCACCGACATCCTGGCCAAGACCGTCGGTGCCGATCCGCTCGACATCCAGAGCACGTTCGTCGGCGCGATCTGCCGGTGGCAGGCGGCCAACCCGGCCGGTCTGATCGATATCACCCGGTTCTGGTTCGAGCAGGGCAGTCTGAGCAATGAGCGCAAGGTCGCCGAGGGCCTGAAGTACCAGGTCGAGACCCGCGCGATCCAGGGCGTGGACTCGATTGTGATGCGGACGGGCGATCCCAACGGCGCCTGCGGCGTCGCCAGCGACGCGGCGGGAGTGGTCGGCTGGTGGGTCAATCCCCAGGCTCCTGGTATCGACGCCTGCGGGCAGGCGATCAAGCTGATGGAGCTGACGCTGGCAACCAACGCCTAGCGCTGGGCGAGGCGGGAGCGTGGGCGTGAGCGCGCGCAGTTGTACGGCACTAACGGCGTGTCGGGGTACAGACACGCGCGCTCGCGGGTTCGGCTGCCTTCAAAAGGAAGTACGCGGCTGACGGTTTGCGGAGCAAGAGCACCTCTACCGTGGCACGTGAAAGCCGACCAGCGCGGCACACCCCGGTTCGACGTCTGCCCAGTGTCCGGCGACGCGTAGCACGGCGATCCCCGACGTCGGGAACTTCTCCGAGATGCGTTCCGCGACAGCGGCGTCGGTGCCGCTGATGCTGGCCAGGACGATGGCAAGGGCCGACGTCGTTGGCTCGTGCCCGACCACAAGCAGTGTGGTGACGTTGTCGCCAACCCGGTTGATCTCCTCGATCACTGTTCCGGGTGCCGCGCCGTAGAGCCGCTCGGCGTAGCGAGCGGGTGCGTCGATGCCGGTGTGCGCCAAGGTCTGCCGGGCGCGCGTAGCCGTGGAGCACAGCACGGCATCGACGGCCGGCAGGTTGGCGCGCAGCCAGCCACCGGCCAGCCCGGCCTCCCGGATACCCCGCGGCGCTAGCGGCCGGTCATGGTCGGCGATCCCGTCCGGGTACGCAGACTTCGCGTGTCGCATCAGCACCAGGTTGCGGTATTGCTCATTCACTGGGCTGACGTTAGTTCAGTGACGTGCCCGGGATCGCTACGGTTGGTCGTCGTCCTGGTCCCCGCCGCGCTCCGCTGGCATGGGACAGACTTCGTTGCGATCGCCTAGCTCGAGCCGAGGCGTCAGCCATAGGGCGCTGATAGGTAGGGCGAGCATTCTGTGCCCAAAGGATAGGGCTGGCATCGCCCGGGCAAGCACGGGCGGCATGCTGCCCCGCCGGTGAGTCCGCGCCCGGGACCTGCCGGGCGAGGTCCCGCGCCTTGTCGGTGTGCAGACCTACACTCGCTTTGCGTTGACAGCCACGCACTCAGGAGGGATGGGATGCGATTCCTGCACACTGCCGACTGGCAGCTCGGCATGACGCGTCACTTTCTCGCCGGTGACGCCCAGCCGCGATATTCTGCTGCCCGCCGTGACGCAGTCGCTGGACTAAAAGCGCTGGCCGCCGATGTGGGCGCCGAATTCGTCGTAGTCGCCGGTGACGTCTTCGAACACAATCAGCTCGCGCCACAGATAGTCGGTCAATCCTTGGAAGCCATGCGCGT
Above is a window of Mycobacterium tuberculosis H37Rv DNA encoding:
- the embR gene encoding transcriptional regulator EmbR, yielding MAGSATVEKRLDFGLLGPLQMTIDGTPVPSGTPKQRAVLAMLVINRNRPVGVDALITALWEEWPPSGARASIHSYVSNLRKLLGGAGIDPRVVLAAAPPGYRLSIPDNTCDLGRFVAEKTAGVHAAAAGRFEQASRHLSAALREWRGPVLDDLRDFQFVEPFATALVEDKVLAHTAKAEAEIACGRASAVIAELEALTFEHPYREPLWTQLITAYYLSDRQSDALGAYRRVKTTLADDLGIDPGPTLRALNERILRQQPLDAKKSAKTTAAGTVTVLDQRTMASGQQAVAYLHDIASGRGYPLQAAATRIGRLHDNDIVLDSANVSRHHAVIVDTGTNYVINDLRSSNGVHVQHERIRSAVTLNDGDHIRICDHEFTFQISAGTHGGT
- the lprA gene encoding lipoprotein LprA; translated protein: MKHPPCSVVAAATAILAVVLAIGGCSTEGDAGKASDTAATASNGDAAMLLKQATDAMRKVTGMHVRLAVTGDVPNLRVTKLEGDISNTPQTVATGSATLLVGNKSEDAKFVYVDGHLYSDLGQPGTYTDFGNGASIYNVSVLLDPNKGLANLLANLKDASVAGSQQADGVATTKITGNSSADDIATLAGSRLTSEDVKTVPTTVWIASDGSSHLVQIQIAPTKDTSVTLTMSDWGKQVTATKPV
- a CDS encoding drug ABC transporter ATP-binding protein translates to MTAPPGARPRAASPPPNMRSRDFWGSAARLVKRLAPQRRLSIAVITLGIAGTTIGVIVPRILGHATDLLFNGVIGRGLPGGITKAQAVASARARGDNTFADLLSGMNVVPGQGVDFAAVERTLALALALYLAAALMIWAQARLLNLTVQKTMVRLRTDVEDKVHRLPLSYFDGQQRGELLSRVTNDIDNLQSSLSMTISQLVTSILTMVAVLAMMVSISGLLALITLLTVPLSLLVTRAITRRSQPLFVAHWTSTGRLNAHLEETYSGFTVVKTFGHQAAARERFHELNDDVYQAGFGAQFLSGLVQPATAFIGNLGYVAVAVAGGLQVATGQITLGSIQAFIQYIRQFNMPLSQLAGMYNALQSGVASAERVFDVLDEPEESPEPEPELPNLTGRVEFEHVNFAYLPGTPVIRDLSLVAEPGSTVAIVGPTGAGKTTLVNLLMRFYEIGSGRILIDGVDIASVSRQSLRSRIGMVLQDTWLYDGTIAENIAYGRPEATTDEIVEAARAAHVDRFVNTLPAGYQTRVSGDGGSISVGEKQLITIARAFLARPQLLILDEATSSVDTRTELLIQRAMRELRRDRTSFIIAHRLSTIRDADHILVVQTGQIVERGNHAELLARRGVYYQMTRA
- a CDS encoding drug ABC transporter ATP-binding protein; translated protein: MLLALLRQHIRPYRRLVAMLMMLQLVSTLASLYLPTVNAAIVDDGVAKGDTATIVRLGAVMLGVTGLQVLCAIGAVYLGSRTGAGFGRDLRSAMFEHIITFSERETARFGAPTLLTRSTNDVRQILFLVQMTATVLVTAPIMCVGGIIMAIHQEAALTWLLLVSVPILAVANYWIISHMLPLFRRMQSLIDGINRVMRDQLSGVRVVRAFTREGYERDKFAQANTALSNAALSAGNWQALMLPVTTLTINASSVALIWFGGLRIDSGQMQVGSLIAFLSYFAQILMAVLMATMTLAVLPRASVCAERITEVLSTPAALGNPDNPKFPTDGVTGVVRLAGATFTYPGADCPVLQDISLTARPGTTTAIVGSTGSGKSTLVSLICRLYDVTAGAVLVDGIDVREYHTERLWSAIGLVPQRSYLFSGTVADNLRYGGGPDQVVTEQEMWEALRVAAADGFVQTDGLQTRVAQGGVNFSGGQRQRLAIARAVIRRPAIYVFDDAFSALDVHTDAKVHASLRQVSGDATIIVVTQRISNAAQADQVIVVDNGKIVGTGTHETLLADCPTYAEFAASQSLSATVGGVG
- the lprB gene encoding lipoprotein LprB (A core mycobacterial gene; conserved in mycobacterial strains (See Marmiesse et al., 2004 PMID:14766927).), with amino-acid sequence MRRKVRRLTLAVSALVALFPAVAGCSDSGDNKPGATIPSTPANAEGRHGPFFPQCGGVSDQTVTELTRVTGLVNTAKNSVGCQWLAGGGILGPHFSFSWYRGSPIGRERKTEELSRASVEDINIDGHSGFIAIGNEPSLGDSLCEVGIQFSDDFIEWSVSFSQKPFPLPCDIAKELTRQSIANSK
- the lprC gene encoding lipoprotein LprC (A core mycobacterial gene; conserved in mycobacterial strains (See Marmiesse et al., 2004 PMID:14766927).), whose translation is MRRVLVGAAALITALLVLTGCTKSISGTAVKAGGAGVPRNNNSQERYPNLLKECEVLTTDILAKTVGADPLDIQSTFVGAICRWQAANPAGLIDITRFWFEQGSLSNERKVAEGLKYQVETRAIQGVDSIVMRTGDPNGACGVASDAAGVVGWWVNPQAPGIDACGQAIKLMELTLATNA